The following proteins are co-located in the Mus caroli chromosome 7, CAROLI_EIJ_v1.1, whole genome shotgun sequence genome:
- the Nudt19 gene encoding nucleoside diphosphate-linked moiety X motif 19, with translation MSGPSSWRRAATVMLAAGWTHSSPAGFRLLLLQRAQNQRFMPGAHVFPGGVLDAADSSPDWVRLFAPRHTPPRFGLGPEPPRQPPFPGLSHGDADPAALPDDVALRICAIRETFEEAGVLLLRPRDADPASQEPSQALSPPAGLAEWRSRVRSDPRCFLQLCAHLDCTPDIWALHDWGGWLTPYGRITRRFDTTFLLCCLRDTPRVEPDLAEVVGYQWLSPSEATECFLSKEIWLAPPQFYEIRRLDNFASLSALYRFCSDRPLEGAEKWLPIILLTSDGTIHLLPGDELYVKDSDFLEKNMSTDKKTEEIVKEGKVLNRVVIHSPYVYEIYMTLPSENKHVYPRNYVVNKRCTAHL, from the exons ATGAGCGGCCCGAGCAGCTGGCGGCGGGCAGCTACCGTGATGTTGGCCGCAGGCTGGACCCACTCGAGCCCGGCCGGCTTCCGGCTGCTGCTTCTCCAGCGAGCTCAAAACCAGCGCTTCATGCCCGGCGCGCACGTCTTCCCGGGCGGCGTGCTGGACGCGGCCGACAGCTCGCCCGACTGGGTGCGTCTGTTCGCGCCTCGGCACACGCCGCCGCGCTTCGGCCTAGGCCCCGAGCCGCCTCGGCAACCCCCCTTCCCCGGGCTGTCCCACGGCGACGCGGACCCCGCGGCGCTGCCGGATGACGTAGCGCTGCGCATCTGTGCCATCCGCGAAACCTTCGAGGAGGCCGGGGTGCTGCTCCTGCGGCCGCGGGACGCGGATCCAGCATCTCAGGAGCCCAGTCAGGCACTGTCACCTCCGGCCGGCCTGGCCGAATGGCGCTCACGCGTGCGCAGTGACCCGCGCTGCTTCCTCCAGCTGTGCGCGCACCTGGACTGCACGCCTGACATCTGGGCGCTGCACGACTGGGGCGGCTGGCTCACCCCGTATGGGCGAATCACCCGCCGTTTCGACACCACCTTCCTCCTGTGCTGCCTGCGGGACACTCCGCGCGTGGAGCCCGACCTGGCCGAGGTGGTGGGCTACCAG TGGTTGTCCCCATCAGAGGCAACTGAATGTTTCCTATCAAAAGAAATCTGGCTGGCACCACCACAGTTCTATGAAATAAGAAGACTTGACaactttgcctctctctctgctctgtatAGATTTTGTTCGGATCGCCCATTAGAAGGAGCTGAGAAATGGCTGCCAATAATACTTTTAACTTCTGATGGCACCATCCATCTTCTCCCAG GAGATGAGCTGTATGTGAAAGACTCAGACTTCTTGGAAAAGAATATGTCTACTGACAAAAAGACTGAAGAAATCGTGAAGGAAGGCAAAGTCCTTAACCGAGTTGTGATCCACAGTCCCTATGTGTACGAAATCTACATGACTCTTCCGTCAGAGAATAAGCACGTGTACCCTAGGAACTACGTAGTGAATAAGAGATGTACTGCCCACCTGTAA